In the genome of Cupriavidus malaysiensis, one region contains:
- a CDS encoding oxygenase MpaB family protein codes for MQGLHRPDPSLANGLAPRLLARLRERAGAQVRALTRSNSGLSLDYDNPPGDPGLFGPAALCWRVHADFPAMLAGGVSALLMQTLHPLALAGVWDFSTFRTDMQGRLGRTAQFIAGTTYGSRADALALIERVRRIHAGVRGTAPDGRAYAADDPALLTWVHVAEVSSFLAAYLRYVGPLSVAEQDSYYAEQARIAELLGATGVPRTRAAIADYLQAMRPQLEASERTHEVVRLVMQMPVANPLLVPAVRIMADAGIALLPDWARRQLGLHGASVRRPASLAGMHLLAPALRWALGPGLAARARRRAARPPAS; via the coding sequence ATGCAAGGCCTGCACCGTCCCGACCCTTCCCTTGCCAACGGCCTGGCGCCGCGCCTGCTGGCACGGCTGCGCGAGCGCGCCGGCGCCCAGGTGCGCGCGCTCACACGCAGCAATTCCGGCCTGAGCCTCGACTACGACAACCCGCCCGGCGACCCCGGCCTGTTCGGCCCGGCGGCGCTCTGCTGGCGGGTGCACGCGGATTTTCCCGCCATGCTGGCGGGCGGTGTCAGCGCGCTGCTGATGCAGACGCTGCATCCGCTCGCGCTGGCCGGCGTGTGGGACTTCTCCACCTTCCGCACCGACATGCAGGGCCGCCTCGGACGCACCGCGCAGTTCATCGCCGGCACCACCTATGGCAGCCGCGCCGATGCCCTGGCGCTGATCGAGCGCGTGCGGCGCATCCACGCCGGCGTGCGCGGCACCGCGCCCGACGGCCGTGCCTATGCGGCGGACGACCCCGCCCTGCTGACCTGGGTGCACGTGGCGGAAGTCTCCAGCTTCCTGGCCGCCTACCTGCGCTACGTCGGACCGTTGTCGGTGGCCGAGCAGGACAGCTACTACGCAGAGCAGGCGCGTATCGCCGAATTACTCGGCGCCACCGGGGTGCCGCGCACGCGCGCCGCCATCGCCGACTACCTGCAGGCGATGCGGCCGCAGCTGGAAGCCAGCGAGCGCACCCATGAAGTGGTGCGGCTGGTGATGCAGATGCCGGTGGCCAATCCGCTGCTGGTGCCGGCCGTGCGCATCATGGCGGACGCCGGCATCGCCCTGCTGCCCGACTGGGCGCGCCGGCAGCTGGGCCTGCACGGCGCCTCGGTGCGCCGCCCGGCCTCGCTGGCCGGCATGCACCTGCTGGCGCCGGCGCTGCGCTGGGCGCTGGGCCCCGGACTGGCCGCGCGGGCGCGGCGCCGCGCGGCACGCCCGCCGGCATCCTGA
- the serC gene encoding 3-phosphoserine/phosphohydroxythreonine transaminase, protein MNPNQLNFSGGPGALPESVLAHTRQAIAALPETGISVLGMSHRSEWFRDILLEAENNLRRLLGLPEDYAVVFMQGGSSLQFAMIPMNFAGEGFGPPAYIDSGYWSKRASLEAARVRPSQVVWDGAATGYRELPSLDRLEIDPAAAYLHYVSNETVEGLQFAAPERMAPVPLIADMSSDFLSAPLRTDRYSMIYAHAQKNLGPSGVTVAIVKRSLLERIPAGLPAILDFRTHIANGSNYNTPPVFAIYVLTLVTRWLRDEIGGLEAMQRINQRKSRMLYETLESLGDAVSIHASRPWRSQMNVAFTFGDARLDQAFMAEAREQGIVGLEGHRSIGGLRASLYNAVTEGAVRTLTQAMESFCQAHA, encoded by the coding sequence ATGAACCCGAACCAGCTCAACTTCTCCGGCGGCCCCGGCGCGCTTCCCGAATCCGTCCTGGCGCACACCCGCCAGGCCATCGCGGCCTTGCCCGAGACCGGCATCTCCGTGCTGGGCATGAGCCACCGGTCCGAGTGGTTCCGCGACATCCTGCTCGAGGCGGAGAACAACCTGCGCCGCCTGCTCGGCCTGCCCGAGGACTATGCCGTCGTCTTCATGCAAGGCGGCAGCAGCCTCCAGTTCGCCATGATCCCGATGAACTTCGCCGGGGAGGGCTTCGGCCCGCCGGCCTACATCGATTCGGGCTACTGGAGCAAGCGGGCCTCGCTGGAAGCCGCGCGCGTGCGTCCGAGCCAGGTGGTCTGGGATGGTGCCGCGACGGGCTATCGCGAGCTGCCCTCGCTGGACCGGCTGGAGATCGATCCGGCGGCGGCCTACCTGCACTATGTGTCGAACGAGACGGTCGAGGGACTGCAGTTCGCCGCGCCGGAGCGGATGGCGCCGGTGCCGCTGATCGCGGACATGTCGTCGGATTTCCTCTCCGCGCCGCTGCGCACGGATCGCTATTCCATGATCTACGCGCACGCGCAGAAGAACCTGGGGCCATCCGGCGTGACCGTCGCCATCGTCAAGCGCTCCTTGCTGGAGCGCATCCCCGCCGGCCTGCCGGCGATCCTGGATTTCAGGACGCACATCGCCAACGGCTCCAACTACAACACGCCGCCGGTGTTCGCCATCTATGTGCTGACGCTGGTCACGCGCTGGCTGCGCGACGAGATCGGCGGCCTGGAGGCGATGCAGCGCATCAACCAGCGCAAGTCGCGCATGCTGTACGAGACGCTGGAAAGCCTGGGCGACGCGGTCTCGATCCACGCGAGCCGGCCGTGGCGCTCGCAGATGAACGTGGCGTTCACCTTCGGCGATGCGCGGCTCGACCAGGCCTTCATGGCCGAGGCGCGCGAGCAGGGCATCGTCGGGCTTGAGGGGCACAGGTCGATCGGCGGCCTGCGCGCCTCGCTCTACAACGCGGTCACCGAAGGGGCGGTGCGGACGTTGACGCAGGCCATGGAGTCCTTCTGCCAGGCGCACGCCTGA
- a CDS encoding ATP-grasp domain-containing protein translates to MTPIETDAVDQRPPHSPAYQPLGLATLLRKAVAGEDLTPVGAHLLEYCQAHDDPQALLDLALVLEMKYEKDAALDVQKLALHTRTHYRLKEAVAPRPVRLLALKAPGDLMANTPFECLLAGADIQVEALYVDPGLAPPAALPEHDVLLVAACALDANAGALGRAAELIAASARPVLNRPEHIALTTREAAYALLGKLPGIAMAHTVRVGRERLLAAARGEWNLSQEVDGQYPFIVRPVGSHAGKGLARVADEAELRQYLEGAEADTFYVAPFIDYSGADGLFRKYRIVLIDGVPYVCHMGISRHWMVHYPYEEMIAHPERREEEARFMADFDTGFAARHRDALQGIAAQSGLDYIGFDCAEAPDGRLLVFEVATAMVVHDMDDPATFPHKPAQMRKVFEAFAGMLLRAASRSSPETNHRDH, encoded by the coding sequence ATGACCCCCATCGAAACCGACGCTGTCGACCAGCGTCCGCCGCATTCGCCCGCATACCAGCCGCTCGGACTGGCCACGTTGCTGAGAAAAGCCGTAGCAGGCGAGGACCTGACACCGGTCGGCGCGCACCTGCTCGAGTACTGCCAGGCGCATGACGATCCGCAGGCCCTGCTGGACCTGGCCCTGGTACTCGAGATGAAGTATGAAAAGGATGCCGCCCTCGACGTCCAGAAACTCGCGCTCCATACCCGCACGCACTATCGCCTCAAGGAGGCGGTGGCACCGCGGCCCGTGCGTCTGCTGGCATTGAAGGCGCCGGGCGACCTGATGGCGAACACGCCGTTCGAGTGCCTGCTCGCCGGCGCGGACATCCAGGTCGAAGCGCTCTATGTCGACCCCGGCCTGGCGCCGCCCGCCGCCTTGCCCGAGCATGATGTCCTGCTGGTCGCCGCGTGCGCGCTGGATGCCAATGCCGGCGCGCTCGGACGGGCGGCCGAGCTGATCGCCGCCTCGGCGCGCCCGGTGCTCAACCGGCCCGAGCACATCGCCCTGACCACGCGCGAGGCCGCCTATGCCCTGCTGGGCAAGCTGCCCGGCATCGCCATGGCGCATACGGTCCGCGTCGGCCGCGAGCGCCTGCTGGCCGCCGCCAGGGGCGAGTGGAACCTGTCGCAGGAAGTCGACGGGCAGTATCCGTTCATCGTGCGTCCGGTCGGCTCCCACGCCGGCAAGGGCCTCGCGCGGGTGGCGGACGAGGCGGAACTGCGCCAGTACCTGGAAGGCGCCGAGGCCGATACGTTCTACGTGGCGCCGTTCATCGACTACAGCGGCGCGGACGGCCTCTTCCGCAAGTACCGCATCGTCCTGATCGACGGCGTGCCCTACGTCTGCCACATGGGTATCTCGCGCCACTGGATGGTCCACTATCCCTACGAGGAGATGATCGCCCACCCGGAGCGCAGGGAAGAAGAGGCCCGCTTCATGGCCGACTTCGATACCGGCTTCGCCGCCCGGCATCGCGACGCGCTGCAAGGCATCGCGGCGCAGTCGGGCCTCGACTATATCGGCTTCGATTGCGCGGAGGCGCCCGATGGCCGCCTGCTGGTCTTCGAGGTTGCCACCGCCATGGTCGTGCACGACATGGACGACCCCGCCACCTTCCCCCACAAGCCAGCGCAGATGCGCAAGGTATTCGAAGCGTTTGCCGGCATGCTGCTGCGCGCGGCATCCCGGTCCAGCCCTGAAACCAATCATCGCGACCACTGA